The Kitasatospora sp. NBC_00374 genome has a segment encoding these proteins:
- a CDS encoding DUF1996 domain-containing protein: MAALLLAGVLAISGVSVLAAAAFAGQRPWRSQPAAAQIGTVACGDVGASLASVPEAAQPEVDKGLADLDVQVADAYRSLSEPGSGGGEKRVMGDLAGKRSATLQKLAASAGPDSGLPKDLGGLANCSIRRDLVVDSSARDFAPEAPSGTAAQSKGSTGGKGLGRGFVDIKSVRPNVVKPARTGTATGTFTSRCGRNENRHLNPDNVIVAPGVSNGAHHMHDYVGNQITDGFSANGKLAGAGTTCSNGDQSAYYWPVLRLLNGANESDLKAPGGGKDRNVGKILQPAEVGITYSSTTGNKVQSMARFMRIITGDAKALTNGPANAHASWSCTGFEDRQLADKYPICPNGSRVVRTLKFPDCWDGKNIDSANHRTHTAFSNSGGACPKNFRAIPQLVERVAYDVPTGVRFAVDSFPEQLHNPITDHGDFINVMNRNLLDQMVSCINEGRRCG; encoded by the coding sequence ATGGCTGCCCTGCTGCTGGCCGGCGTACTGGCGATCAGCGGCGTGTCCGTACTCGCCGCGGCGGCCTTCGCCGGGCAGCGCCCCTGGCGGTCGCAGCCGGCCGCCGCCCAGATCGGCACGGTCGCCTGCGGTGACGTCGGCGCGAGCCTGGCCTCGGTGCCGGAAGCCGCCCAGCCGGAGGTCGACAAGGGCCTCGCCGACCTCGACGTCCAGGTGGCGGACGCGTACCGCAGCCTCTCGGAGCCCGGCTCCGGGGGCGGCGAGAAGCGCGTCATGGGCGACCTGGCCGGGAAGCGCTCGGCCACCCTGCAGAAGCTCGCGGCGAGCGCCGGACCGGACTCCGGTCTGCCCAAGGACCTCGGCGGACTGGCGAACTGCTCGATCCGCCGTGACCTGGTGGTCGACTCCTCCGCCCGGGACTTCGCCCCCGAGGCCCCAAGCGGGACGGCCGCCCAGAGCAAGGGGTCGACCGGGGGGAAGGGCCTCGGGCGAGGATTCGTCGACATCAAGTCGGTCCGCCCGAACGTCGTCAAGCCCGCCCGGACCGGGACGGCCACCGGCACCTTCACCTCACGCTGCGGACGCAACGAGAACCGCCATCTCAACCCTGACAACGTGATCGTCGCCCCCGGGGTGAGCAACGGCGCCCACCACATGCACGACTACGTCGGGAACCAGATCACCGACGGGTTCTCCGCCAACGGCAAGCTCGCCGGCGCGGGCACGACCTGCTCCAACGGGGACCAGTCGGCCTACTACTGGCCGGTCCTCCGGCTCCTGAACGGCGCCAACGAGAGCGACCTCAAGGCACCGGGCGGCGGCAAGGACCGCAATGTGGGGAAGATCCTCCAGCCCGCCGAGGTCGGGATCACCTACAGCTCCACCACCGGCAACAAGGTCCAGTCGATGGCCCGCTTCATGCGGATCATCACCGGCGACGCCAAGGCCCTCACCAACGGGCCGGCCAACGCCCACGCCTCGTGGAGCTGCACCGGGTTCGAGGACCGCCAGCTCGCCGACAAGTACCCGATCTGCCCGAACGGCAGCCGGGTCGTACGGACCCTCAAGTTCCCGGACTGCTGGGACGGCAAGAACATCGACAGCGCCAACCACCGTACCCACACCGCCTTCTCGAACTCGGGCGGCGCCTGCCCGAAGAACTTCCGGGCGATCCCGCAGCTGGTGGAGCGCGTCGCCTACGACGTGCCGACCGGTGTCCGGTTCGCCGTCGACAGTTTCCCCGAGCAGCTCCACAACCCGATCACCGACCACGGGGACTTCATCAACGTAATGAACCGGAACCTGCTGGACCAGATGGTCAGCTGCATCAACGAGGGTCGTCGCTGCGGATGA
- a CDS encoding NADH-ubiquinone oxidoreductase-F iron-sulfur binding region domain-containing protein has product MSGAPIAWLGRPVLFAGLEQDERLDYRSHLVVHGGMPAMPADELADLAENVNLRGRGGAGFPFATKLRAVVKSAARRKGRPVVVVNGTEGEPSCLKDAALLLRTPHLVLDGALLAAAALDAEQVVVGVTRVDTEQSLRRALSERRSTSLPVTVNRLPERFVSGEGSALARGITSGIALPRGGGVRTSDSGVGGMPTLLSNAETYAQLAVAARLGALSYREVGLPSEPGTVLLTLAGSQVVETPSGVPLGEMLTMFGLDIGQGVLVGGYHGKWLTPEAAAMAVVSRQSFQSLGGALGAGAILPLPETTCPLGEALRVARWMADETAGQCGPCYLGLPALVKALEEVVKGGGRAALDVVETRMRAVTGRGACSHPDAASRFVASALSVFDDDLQMHSYQYGCGRPVQNVLPMPVMESAGTIVVDWTLCEAHGLCTSVLPDVISLGADGFPAAGVMQVPPQLLQQAARAVDRCPALALRIQ; this is encoded by the coding sequence ATGAGCGGCGCACCGATCGCCTGGCTCGGCCGGCCGGTCCTGTTCGCGGGCCTGGAACAGGACGAACGGCTCGACTACCGCTCGCACCTGGTCGTCCACGGCGGAATGCCGGCGATGCCCGCCGACGAGCTGGCCGACCTGGCCGAGAACGTCAACCTGCGCGGGCGGGGCGGGGCCGGCTTCCCGTTCGCGACGAAGCTCCGGGCCGTCGTCAAGTCGGCCGCCCGGCGCAAGGGCCGCCCGGTCGTGGTGGTCAACGGAACGGAAGGAGAACCCAGTTGTCTGAAGGACGCCGCACTTCTGTTGCGGACCCCCCACCTGGTGCTGGACGGCGCGCTGCTGGCGGCCGCCGCCCTGGACGCCGAGCAGGTGGTCGTCGGCGTCACCCGGGTCGACACCGAGCAGTCCCTGCGCAGGGCGCTGAGCGAACGGAGGTCGACCAGCCTGCCGGTCACCGTCAACCGTCTGCCCGAGCGGTTCGTCTCGGGGGAGGGGAGCGCGCTGGCCCGCGGTATCACCAGCGGGATCGCCCTTCCGCGCGGCGGAGGCGTGCGGACCAGCGACAGCGGGGTCGGGGGCATGCCCACCCTGCTGTCCAACGCCGAGACGTACGCGCAACTCGCCGTCGCGGCCCGGCTGGGGGCGCTGTCCTACCGCGAGGTCGGCCTCCCGTCGGAACCGGGAACCGTCCTGCTGACCCTCGCCGGCTCCCAGGTGGTGGAGACCCCCTCCGGCGTACCGCTCGGGGAAATGCTGACGATGTTCGGCCTCGACATCGGGCAGGGCGTCCTGGTCGGCGGCTACCACGGCAAGTGGCTGACCCCCGAGGCGGCCGCCATGGCGGTGGTGTCGCGCCAGTCCTTCCAGAGTCTCGGCGGGGCGCTCGGCGCCGGCGCGATCCTGCCGCTGCCCGAGACGACCTGCCCGCTGGGCGAGGCACTCCGGGTCGCCCGCTGGATGGCCGACGAGACGGCGGGCCAGTGCGGCCCGTGCTACCTCGGGCTGCCGGCCCTGGTCAAAGCGCTGGAGGAGGTGGTGAAAGGCGGCGGCCGGGCCGCCCTGGACGTCGTCGAGACCCGGATGCGGGCGGTCACCGGACGGGGTGCGTGCAGCCACCCCGACGCCGCCTCCCGGTTCGTGGCCTCGGCGCTGTCGGTCTTCGACGACGACCTGCAGATGCACTCGTACCAGTACGGCTGCGGCCGGCCCGTGCAGAACGTGCTCCCGATGCCGGTCATGGAGAGCGCGGGAACCATCGTCGTGGACTGGACGCTCTGCGAGGCCCACGGGCTGTGCACCAGCGTTCTGCCCGACGTGATCAGCCTGGGGGCGGACGGCTTCCCCGCCGCCGGCGTCATGCAGGTCCCGCCCCAGCTCCTCCAGCAGGCGGCCCGGGCCGTCGACCGCTGCCCCGCACTGGCACTGCGGATCCAGTGA
- a CDS encoding SCO0930 family lipoprotein codes for MTTTTKRYGLVAVCLLLAGLVLMAAFGSANSSASPSTPTSGSGLLVGAPGAAPSPAGGYGSYGDASPSASAPAGGGGQTGGQLSVRVDDKLGSIVTDGQGFTLYRFDKDTAKPPASNCNGACATTWPPVLMDGTSAGAGVDPAKLGEVTRADGSRQLTVGGWPAYRYSQDTAPGDTKGQGVGGTWNALAPDGSKAKAADAATTPAPTTPATPMPQPTQPAPAKVQLSTTVNSQLGSIMVDANGRTLYHFGKDTAWPMRSNCEGDCLKTWTPAPPVDADKIKGVDPKLVGKMQRPDGTWQLSINCTPAYLYTGDQAAGDARGHGMANGLWTAINPAGKAAGGK; via the coding sequence TTGACGACGACGACGAAACGCTACGGCCTCGTGGCGGTCTGCCTCCTGCTGGCCGGCCTCGTGCTCATGGCGGCCTTCGGCAGCGCCAACAGCAGCGCCAGCCCGTCCACCCCGACGTCCGGCTCCGGCCTGCTGGTCGGCGCCCCCGGCGCGGCCCCGTCCCCGGCCGGCGGCTACGGCTCCTACGGCGACGCCTCTCCCTCCGCGTCGGCGCCGGCCGGCGGCGGCGGGCAGACCGGCGGACAGCTGTCCGTCCGGGTGGACGACAAGCTCGGCTCGATCGTGACGGACGGCCAGGGCTTCACCCTCTACCGGTTCGACAAGGACACCGCCAAGCCGCCGGCGTCCAACTGCAACGGAGCCTGCGCCACCACCTGGCCGCCGGTGCTCATGGACGGCACCTCCGCCGGCGCCGGGGTCGACCCTGCCAAGCTCGGTGAGGTCACCCGGGCGGACGGCTCCCGCCAGCTGACCGTCGGCGGCTGGCCGGCCTACCGCTACTCCCAGGACACCGCGCCCGGCGACACCAAGGGCCAGGGTGTGGGCGGTACCTGGAACGCTCTCGCCCCCGACGGCTCGAAGGCCAAGGCCGCCGACGCCGCCACCACCCCCGCGCCGACGACCCCCGCCACCCCCATGCCGCAGCCGACCCAGCCGGCCCCGGCCAAGGTGCAGCTGTCCACCACCGTCAACTCCCAGCTCGGCTCGATCATGGTGGACGCCAACGGCCGCACCCTGTACCACTTCGGCAAGGACACCGCCTGGCCGATGCGCTCCAACTGCGAGGGCGACTGCCTGAAGACCTGGACCCCCGCGCCCCCGGTGGACGCCGACAAGATCAAGGGCGTGGACCCGAAGCTCGTCGGCAAGATGCAGCGACCGGACGGCACCTGGCAGCTGAGCATCAACTGCACGCCCGCGTACCTCTACACGGGTGACCAGGCCGCCGGCGACGCCCGCGGCCACGGGATGGCCAACGGGCTCTGGACGGCCATCAACCCGGCGGGCAAGGCGGCCGGGGGCAAGTGA
- a CDS encoding RNA polymerase sigma factor, whose protein sequence is MTVRTSTRESGLSALSDAELSAALPTSTATGSSRIREVMAEVFTRHHGAVLAYARGYCRDPQTAQDLAAEAYASTYLSVARGRGPRYAWRAYLMACVRRTAMEWSTQSADRILLPEDFDTWAERLADDAETEGALLAAEETALVARAYRSLPERWQVLLWFFVVEGESAASVAQRMSMTPSGVRSLATRAREGLREAYLRAHVDEGTEQECRYFTALLAGAVRRPGRRRGRELARHLEECGGCVRVAEEFRRANRRIMTSSLVPVAPEPVASC, encoded by the coding sequence TTGACCGTTCGTACCAGCACCCGCGAATCGGGACTGAGCGCTCTGAGCGACGCCGAGCTCTCGGCGGCACTCCCCACCTCGACCGCGACCGGCAGCTCCCGCATCCGGGAGGTGATGGCCGAGGTGTTCACCCGGCACCACGGCGCCGTGCTCGCCTACGCCCGCGGCTACTGCCGCGACCCCCAGACCGCCCAGGACCTCGCCGCCGAGGCCTACGCCAGCACGTACCTGTCCGTCGCCCGCGGCCGTGGCCCCCGCTACGCCTGGCGTGCGTACCTGATGGCCTGCGTCCGCCGGACGGCGATGGAGTGGAGCACCCAGAGCGCGGACCGGATCCTGCTGCCGGAGGACTTCGACACCTGGGCCGAGCGCCTGGCCGACGACGCGGAGACCGAGGGCGCGCTGCTCGCCGCCGAGGAGACGGCGCTGGTCGCCCGGGCCTACCGCTCGCTCCCCGAACGGTGGCAGGTGCTGCTGTGGTTCTTCGTGGTGGAGGGCGAGTCGGCGGCATCGGTCGCCCAGCGGATGAGCATGACACCGAGCGGAGTGCGCTCCCTCGCCACCCGCGCCAGGGAGGGCCTGCGCGAGGCGTACCTGCGCGCGCACGTCGACGAGGGCACCGAACAGGAGTGCCGCTACTTCACGGCCCTGCTGGCCGGCGCCGTACGGCGGCCGGGCCGCCGCCGGGGGCGCGAGCTGGCCCGGCACCTGGAGGAGTGCGGCGGCTGCGTCCGGGTGGCCGAGGAGTTCCGCCGCGCCAACCGGCGCATCATGACCTCCTCGCTGGTCCCCGTCGCTCCCGAGCCGGTGGCATCCTGCTGA
- a CDS encoding trans-aconitate 2-methyltransferase, translating into MNTARTLSDAEAAALYDLLNPWDPARHPGDAFHHALVMAADSVLDVGCGTGGMLHRAREAGHRGRLVGLDPDRAALDRARRRTDVEWVAGAACDAAWEREFDLATMVSHAFQCLVGDDEVRASLTAVRAALRDGGRFAFETRHPQVRAWEAWNASNAAEVVDACGRTLRIRHHVESVVGDVVTFTETTCDPVGTVLRSDRTRLRFLDVPTLDAFLTEAGFAVEARYGDWHHGPVTGTSREIVTIARRG; encoded by the coding sequence ATGAACACCGCCCGCACGCTGTCCGACGCCGAGGCCGCCGCCCTGTACGACCTGCTGAACCCGTGGGACCCCGCGCGCCATCCCGGTGACGCGTTCCACCACGCCCTGGTGATGGCCGCGGACAGCGTCCTCGACGTGGGCTGCGGCACCGGCGGCATGCTGCACCGGGCGCGCGAGGCCGGGCACCGCGGCCGGCTCGTCGGGCTCGACCCCGACCGGGCCGCACTCGACCGGGCGCGTCGGCGCACCGACGTCGAGTGGGTGGCCGGCGCGGCCTGCGACGCGGCCTGGGAGCGCGAGTTCGACCTGGCGACCATGGTCAGCCACGCGTTCCAGTGCCTGGTCGGCGACGACGAGGTGCGGGCCTCGCTGACGGCGGTCCGGGCGGCCCTGCGGGACGGCGGCCGGTTCGCCTTCGAGACCCGGCACCCGCAGGTGCGTGCGTGGGAGGCGTGGAACGCGTCGAACGCCGCCGAGGTCGTGGACGCCTGCGGCCGCACGCTGCGCATCCGGCACCATGTCGAGTCCGTCGTCGGCGACGTGGTCACGTTCACCGAGACGACCTGCGACCCGGTCGGCACCGTCCTGCGCTCCGACCGCACCCGCCTGCGGTTCCTCGACGTCCCGACGCTGGACGCGTTCCTGACCGAGGCCGGTTTCGCGGTCGAGGCCCGGTACGGCGACTGGCACCACGGCCCGGTCACCGGCACGAGCCGCGAGATCGTCACGATCGCCCGCCGCGGCTGA
- a CDS encoding RBBP9/YdeN family alpha/beta hydrolase: MTVTAPIALVLPGFQDSGPEHWQSHWVREDPDTFRRVEQADWDHPLVGDWVAALDGAVSAAAGPVVLVAHSLGCVTVAHWAATGPAAARAVTGALLVAPADIDTAEVPELVGFRPVPLRTLPFPTTVVAGSDDPWCAPERARAFAAAWGSRYVELGPYGHINADSGLGSWPAGRTLLAELTDRS, from the coding sequence ATGACCGTCACCGCCCCCATCGCTCTCGTCCTGCCGGGATTCCAGGACTCCGGCCCGGAGCACTGGCAGAGCCACTGGGTCCGGGAGGACCCGGACACGTTCCGACGGGTCGAGCAGGCCGACTGGGACCATCCACTGGTCGGGGACTGGGTGGCCGCCCTGGACGGCGCCGTGTCCGCCGCCGCCGGCCCGGTCGTCCTGGTCGCGCACAGCCTCGGCTGCGTCACGGTCGCCCACTGGGCCGCCACCGGTCCGGCCGCCGCGCGGGCGGTCACGGGCGCCCTGCTGGTGGCGCCCGCCGACATCGACACCGCCGAGGTCCCGGAGCTGGTCGGCTTCCGGCCGGTCCCGCTGCGGACGCTGCCGTTCCCCACCACCGTGGTCGCCGGCAGCGACGACCCCTGGTGCGCGCCCGAACGCGCCCGCGCCTTCGCCGCCGCCTGGGGCTCGCGGTACGTCGAGCTCGGCCCGTACGGGCACATCAACGCCGACTCCGGCCTCGGCTCCTGGCCGGCGGGCCGCACGCTGCTCGCCGAACTGACGGACCGCTCATGA
- a CDS encoding (2Fe-2S)-binding protein, protein MPSHTFVLNGAPVTVDAPADMPLLWVLRDRLGVTGPKYGCGVGVCRACTSHLDGAEIQPCVVPVADCAGREVTTIEGLADGDTLHPVQQAWLDCDVAQCGFCQPGQIMTAVALLRRTPNPTDADIDRIENVCRCGTYVRIREAVKKAAAKGA, encoded by the coding sequence ATGCCCAGCCACACGTTCGTCCTCAACGGCGCGCCCGTCACCGTCGACGCCCCCGCCGACATGCCCCTGCTGTGGGTGCTGCGCGACAGGCTCGGCGTCACCGGCCCCAAGTACGGCTGCGGGGTCGGCGTCTGCCGCGCCTGCACCAGCCACCTGGACGGCGCCGAGATCCAGCCCTGTGTCGTCCCGGTCGCCGACTGCGCCGGCCGCGAGGTCACCACCATCGAGGGCCTCGCCGACGGCGACACCCTGCACCCCGTCCAGCAGGCCTGGCTGGACTGCGACGTCGCCCAGTGCGGCTTCTGCCAGCCCGGCCAGATCATGACCGCCGTCGCCCTGCTGCGCCGTACACCGAACCCCACCGACGCCGACATCGACCGGATCGAGAACGTCTGCCGCTGCGGCACCTACGTCCGCATCCGCGAGGCCGTCAAGAAGGCCGCCGCCAAGGGCGCCTGA